The genomic window CGGTGAGCTACGAAACGGACCGAGACCACGACCTGGCGCCGCGACAGATGGTTCGCTACAAAACCGATGCCGGTGACGTGTTCGAAGTTCCCTTCGCAGACGACGCTGAGATTCCCAACACCTGGCTGTGCAAAAATGGCCAAGAAGGCACTCTCGTTGAAGGCGAAGGCATCGAGGCCAAGCCTGCAAAGGCACCTCGTACCCACTGGGATATGCTTCGGGAACGTCGCACTATTGAAGAACTCGACGTGCTTCTTGAAGAGCGCGTGGAGCAGATTCGCAAGCGTCGCCGCGACGCAGTGCGTCTGCTGAAGCAGCAGCAAGAAGAAGCTGAGGCGGAGAAGAACGCCGAGTAGGAACCCCTGCGAAATGAAAAGCGCTGACCACCCAGTCAGCGCTTTTTCTCTTTTTGGAATCAGATAATCCAACGGCGACGCAGTCGCGAGATTTCGTGCTTCGCCAAACCGCCGGTGACCTCCGCAAAATGTTTGATCTGCTGTGTGCGGTGCTTTACGCCCCACTTGGTCACTTCCGCCAGAGAATCTTTGACGAAGCTGCCGTCGAGCTTCGACTCTCCAATTTCACGTTCAGTGAAGGTGATCGGGACTTCGCGTACGTCGAAGTCGGCCTGAAGCACGCGGAAGGCAATTTCCACTTGGAAAATATACCCGGCGTTTGAAAGATCATCGAGGTCAAGATGCTCGAGCACGTTGCGTCGAAAAGCTCGATACCCCGCCGTCATGTCCTTAATGCCGCCACCGAGCGCAAGGGAAATATAAAGGTTGCCACCCTTCGACAACACCCAGCGTTGCTTCGGCCAGTTCACCACTTCCCCGCCGGGAATGTAGCGGGAACCGATGACCAAATCCGCGCCGTCGTCAACCTGCTCTAACAGGAGGTGGAGCTGCTCAGGGGCGTGGGAGCCATCGGCGTCCATTTCACACAACACCTGGTAATCGCGATCCAAACCCCAGCGGAAACCAGCGATGTATGCTCCGCAGAGGCCACCCTTGCCTTCTCGGTGAAGCACGTGCATGTGATCGTCCTTGGCAGCCATCGCGTCGGCGGCCTCGCCGGTGCCGTCGGGGCTATTGTCGTCGACGATGAGGATGTCTACCTCTGGGTTGGACTTGCGCACGCGGGAGGTGATCAGAGGAAGATTCTCCAGCTCGTTGTAGGTTGGGATGATCACCAACGTGGAGTCGCTAGGTTTGCTCATCGGCGGTTCTTGCTCCTTGTCAACCATGGGATACACAGACAGATAGCACCCATCATAGCCAACCCGATCTCAATACCGTGGCCCCAACGTACCGCGAAGGTTAGAGACGTCTTCAGCGGGAGATTTTCGATTAACACATCTTGGGTGAAAATCTTCGTCTGTCGCTTCACGCTTCCATCCGGCAGAACGATTGCGGAGACACCGCTAGTTGCAGCGACCACCACTGCCCTGTCGAGTTCCTTCGCACGCATCCGGCTCATCGCCAATTGTTGATAGGTCATATCACTGAAGCCGAAGGTGGCGTTGTTTGTGGGGGTGGCCAGAATCTCAGCCCCAGCCTTCACTGCATCGCGCCCGGCTGCGTCGAAAGCCACCTCGTAGCACGTCGCGATGCCGATGGCCACCGACTTAAGGCTCTGTGCTGCGCGAACGTGAAGAACTCCGTCGCCGTCGCCTGGTTTGAAATCACCTGCCAGATCCACCTTCTCAGAAAAGATTCGGAAGAAATCTCTCCACGGCATCCATTCACCAAAAGGCTGTAAGAACTTCTTATTGTGGTACTCCCCTGGCTTTGCATTCTGGTCAAACACCACCATCTGGTTCCGGTCACCGACCTCATCATGTGTGACGGCTCCGACAATGACGGGTGCCTTGACGGTCTTAACGGCATCCTCGATCAACCCTGCGGCCACTGGGTCCGCGAATGGATCCACATCGGCTGAGTTTTCAGGCCAAACAACAACGTCTACTGGCTGGTCAATGGACTTGGTGGCTTCGACATGGTTTTCCAACACCGCCATGCGCTGCGCGTTGAAATCAAGACCTAAACGCGGCACGTTGCCTTGAACCGCAGCCACCGTTATTTCTCCCGATGGTGGGCGTGCACCGCTCAGCTCCGGCAAGACCGTGCAGGAAAATAGAAATAAACACAGAGCTAACGCATATCGCCATGTCACAGCCACGATCACGGTGATCCCCTGCGCGGCTACCTTTGCGGCACGCGTGAGTATCCACCACATAGTGGCGCCGAGGAACACGGTTGCTGCGCTGACTAGTGCCGGGCCCCCAACAGGCGCGAGATTGGACAGGGGGCCTGCTATTTGCCCCCAACCCATTCGTACCCAGGCGAATCCACCGAAAGGTACGGTGGAGCGAATCCACTCGACCAAGATGTACACACAGGTGGTGGAAAATACTCCGAAACGTAGGGCCAATTGGCTAGGGGCCAGCATGCCGAAAGCGACGGAGTAGAGGCTCAGGTATGCGCAAAGCGCCAAGAATGGGCCACTCCCGACGAATTCGCCAATCCACGGCAGCAGCAATAGGTACAGAGCCATGCCGTGAACCGCCCCTAAGACAGCACCGAAACGCCAGCTTGAGCCGTGTAGTGAAGCGAAAAGCAGTGCGACCCCAATGGGGGCAGCCCACCACCATCCCGTCGGTTCATAGGAGGCGTAGACAAGCAAGCCCGAGAGCGCGGCCGCCAGTATTCGCCCGATCTTAACGATCACCAGAGGTGCCAAAATCTTCTGGCCGGACGTCGCGGCTGAAGCGCTTCAATTCTTCTTCAAATTGAGCACCATTAGCACGTTGCTGAGGTTCAGCGTCAATCACTGTTCCCGCGAAGGATCCATAGGATGCCTGCTGACGGTAGGCATTGGTTGCTTCAAAGGAGCGCACGCCGAGATCTTCGATTTTGGCGCGTAACTTTTTCGCAAGCGATTTGCGGACGAGGGCCCTCGTCGGTCGCAGAATTAACAGCAGGCCGAGGATTGTGGTGACAAAGCCAGGCATCGCCACTGCCAGAGCGCCTGCGGCGGTGAGTCCAATGTCACCGGCCGCCTTGCCCGCGTTTTCAGAGCCCTGCGAGAGCTTTCGGGCAATCCCGCGCATCTCGAACGCTGCAAGCAATAATCCCAAAAAGAAACAGGTAATGAGCAGCAGTAATGCGGTTCCTACGCCGAGCCATCGGGCGACGGCCCAAAAGGCAAGCGCCTCGACGATCATGTACGGCAGTGCAACAACTAAAGGCATGCCCTCTACCCTACCTTCAACGCCGAGGCGAACCCGTTAGGACTGGCGCTCCTCGAGTGCACCCTCCATCTCAAGGAATGTCTGACGCAGCGTGTCCAAAGCCTCCTGTGACGGGCTCTCCCAAAGATTGCGATCCGCCGCCTCAAGCAGACGCTCGGCAATGTCGCGCAATGCCCAAGGGTTCGACTGCTCAAAGAATTCGCGGTTGCGTGGGTCTGCCACGTAGGTTTGCGTGAGCTGCTCGTACATCCAATCGTCCATGAGCCCAGTGGTGGCGTCGTAGCCGAAGAGGTAATCCACCGTTGCGCTCATTTCAAAGGCACCTTTATAACCGTGTTTGCGCATCGCCTCAATCCATCGAGGATTTACAACGCGTGCGCGGAACACTCGGCGTGATTCCTCATGCAGCGTGCGGGTTTTTACCGTCTCTTGGCGCGTGGAGTCGCCAATATATGCCTCGGGATCTTCACCAGTCAGCGCCCTCACGGTGGCGATCATGCCTCCGTGGAACTGGAAGTAATCGTCGGAATCCGCGATGTCGTGTTCCTTGGAATCAACATTCTTGGCCGCCACCTTGATGCGGCGATAGGCGGTGCGCATATCATCGGCCGCCTCAACCCCTGGCAGGTCACGGCCATACGCATAGCCGCCCCAATTCGTGTAAACCTCCGCGAGGTCTTTGTCGTCTCGCCAATGGCCGGATT from Corynebacterium gerontici includes these protein-coding regions:
- a CDS encoding RNA polymerase-binding protein RbpA, producing the protein MADRVLRGSRMGAVSYETDRDHDLAPRQMVRYKTDAGDVFEVPFADDAEIPNTWLCKNGQEGTLVEGEGIEAKPAKAPRTHWDMLRERRTIEELDVLLEERVEQIRKRRRDAVRLLKQQQEEAEAEKNAE
- a CDS encoding polyprenol monophosphomannose synthase — protein: MSKPSDSTLVIIPTYNELENLPLITSRVRKSNPEVDILIVDDNSPDGTGEAADAMAAKDDHMHVLHREGKGGLCGAYIAGFRWGLDRDYQVLCEMDADGSHAPEQLHLLLEQVDDGADLVIGSRYIPGGEVVNWPKQRWVLSKGGNLYISLALGGGIKDMTAGYRAFRRNVLEHLDLDDLSNAGYIFQVEIAFRVLQADFDVREVPITFTEREIGESKLDGSFVKDSLAEVTKWGVKHRTQQIKHFAEVTGGLAKHEISRLRRRWII
- the lnt gene encoding apolipoprotein N-acyltransferase translates to MIVKIGRILAAALSGLLVYASYEPTGWWWAAPIGVALLFASLHGSSWRFGAVLGAVHGMALYLLLLPWIGEFVGSGPFLALCAYLSLYSVAFGMLAPSQLALRFGVFSTTCVYILVEWIRSTVPFGGFAWVRMGWGQIAGPLSNLAPVGGPALVSAATVFLGATMWWILTRAAKVAAQGITVIVAVTWRYALALCLFLFSCTVLPELSGARPPSGEITVAAVQGNVPRLGLDFNAQRMAVLENHVEATKSIDQPVDVVVWPENSADVDPFADPVAAGLIEDAVKTVKAPVIVGAVTHDEVGDRNQMVVFDQNAKPGEYHNKKFLQPFGEWMPWRDFFRIFSEKVDLAGDFKPGDGDGVLHVRAAQSLKSVAIGIATCYEVAFDAAGRDAVKAGAEILATPTNNATFGFSDMTYQQLAMSRMRAKELDRAVVVAATSGVSAIVLPDGSVKRQTKIFTQDVLIENLPLKTSLTFAVRWGHGIEIGLAMMGAICLCIPWLTRSKNRR
- a CDS encoding FxsA family protein, producing MPLVVALPYMIVEALAFWAVARWLGVGTALLLLITCFFLGLLLAAFEMRGIARKLSQGSENAGKAAGDIGLTAAGALAVAMPGFVTTILGLLLILRPTRALVRKSLAKKLRAKIEDLGVRSFEATNAYRQQASYGSFAGTVIDAEPQQRANGAQFEEELKRFSRDVRPEDFGTSGDR